Part of the Georgenia sp. TF02-10 genome, CGGCCGGAGGAGGTCCTGGAGGCCATCCGGGTCGTCGCCCGCGGCGACTCGCTCCTCTTCCCCGCCGCGGTGCGGCGGCTGGCGGTGGCGCACGCCCGACCGGGCGGGGACCGGCTGGCCGGCGCCGGGCTGACCGAGCGGGAGCAGGAGGTGCTCCGGCGCGTGGCGGCCGGGCGGTCCAACGCCGAGATCGCGGCGGAGCTGTTCCTCGGCGTGGAGACGGTCAAGACGCACGTGGCGCACGTGCTCGCCAAGCTCGGCGCCCGGGACCGGACCCAGGCGGTCGTCGCCGCCTACGAGTCCGGCTTCGTCCGGCCCGACCCCTGAGGCACCGGTCCCTCGGACGAGGGACGGGCCACCGCGGCGTTCACCCCGGCGGGGGGTCCGGGGGGCCATGCGCCTCGCGCAGGCTGCTCGAATGGAAACCGAACCAGCAAGCACCGAGCCTGCGCGCCGGACCGAGCCTGCACGCCGGACCGGCCCCCGTACCGACCGATCCGCGCGCCGCACCCTCCGGGTGGCCCGGGCGGCGCCCGTCTACTGGGCGCTCGTCGCCGTCCTCGCCGGCACCCTCCTCGCGACCGGGACCAGCCTCGCCGTCGGCTCCGCCCAGCCCGGCACCGACGCGTCGGTGCTCGGCGGCGTCCCGCCCGCGGTCGTCACCGCGGCGGTCGGCGCCCTCGGGCTGCTCCTCGCGGTGGCCGGGGCGGCCATGCTCGGCGCGACCGCACAGCCGGCCCGGCCCGGACGTGCCCTCCGCGCCGCGGTCCTCGCCGCCGGGTGGACGGTCCCGGCCGCGGCCGTCGTCGCGTTCGTCGACGCCCAGCTGCTGTCCCTGGCCGGCTACCTGCCGGTCCTGCTCCTGCTCGCGCCGTTCCTGGAGGGCGTGCGCGACGCCCTCGGTCAGGTCCTCGAACCGGCCACGCTGCTGCAGGTGGTCGTGGTCGTCGGCGTCGTCCTGTGGGCGCACACCGTGCTGCTCTACCAGCGGGCGACGGCGTCCGGCGGCCCGCCCGGGTGGGCCCGGCCCGCCGCGGCCGCGCGGTGGGGCAGTACGGCGGCGTACGTCGCGGCCGCCATCCCCACGCTCTACGCCCTGACCCGGTTCACCTGGCTGGTCTACCCGCTGGGGTTCGACCGCCAGGCGTGGGAGGCCGGCCGGGCCGACGGGTCCCTCCTCCCGGGCATCTGGCTCGGCGTGTTCGCGCTCCTCGGCGCGCTGCTCACCGTCGGGCTGACCCGGCCGTGGGGCGACGTCTTCCCGCGCTGGATGCCCGTCGTGGGCGGGCGGACGGTGCCAGTGGGGGCGGCCGTCGTCCCGGCCTCCGTGGTGGCGGTGCTGATCGTGCCGGCCGGCGTCTCGATGACCCTGCAGCTCCTCGCCGCCCCCGCGGGCCCCGTCACGGAGAACTGGGGCGCCATCGGTCCGACGTTGCTGTGGCCGCTGTGGGGCCTCGCCCTCGGCGCCGCCGCGCTCGGGTACTACCTGCGTCGGCGCGGCGAGGAGAGCGCCACCGCGGGGCCCGGGTCCGCCGTGAAGACCACGTACCGGTAGCACAGGTACCGGAACGCGGTCCCGAGCACGAGGCCCACGCCGTTGGCGGCGATGTTGTCCGCCAGCGGCGAGGTCAGCCCGAGCAGGTAGTGGCTCACGGCCAGGCAGCCGACGGCGATCGCCATGCCGCCGAGGTTGACCAGGGCGAAAATGGTCAGCTCGCGGCCGCGGGAGGGCTGGCGGGTGGCGGAGAAGGTCCAGTACCGGTTGCCCAGCCAGGCCACCAGCACGGAGACGGCCACGGAGACCATCTTGGCCGTCAGCGGCTTGGGCCCGAGGAGCTCGCCCGGCCCGAACCGCAGCAGGTTGAACAGGCCGACGTCGACGACGAAGGCCAGCCCGCCCACCATGGCGAAGCGGCCGAGCTCGACCAGCCAGGTCCGCAGGCTCTGGCCGCGGAGGAACCGGTGCACCAGCGCGGCGGGGCGGGCCCGGCGGTGGCCGGCCGCGGCTGCCGCGGCGGGGCCGGTGGCGGTGGGCGCACGGTGGGCGCCACCCGCGGCCGTGGCCGTACGGTCCGGACCGGGCGCAGCCGTGCCTGCGCCGTCGGAGCCGCTCGCAGCCGCGCCCGCGCCGTCGGGACCGCCCGCCGCGGTGGCCGCGCCGTCCGCACCGGTGCCGCCGACGATCCCGTCGGTGCCCCGGCGGCCGGTGGCCACCGCCGTCGTCGCGGCGGCGCCGGGACCCTCGGTGCGGGACGTCGTCACCCTGGCAGGGTAACGACGATTAGGCTGCCCCACCGTGGGAGCTCCGGTGGTCGCGGTCGTGGGTGGGGGCCAGCTGGCCCGGATGATGCAGCCGCCGGCGGTGGCCCTGGGCGTGCACCTGCGCGTGCTCGTGGAGTCGGCGACGGCGGCCACCGCCCAGGTCGCGCCGGACGCGCCGGTCGGCGCCGCGGCCGACGAGCGGGCGCTGCGCGAGCTCGTCGCCGGCGCCGACGTGCTCACCTTCGAGCACGAGCACGTCCCCGGCGACGTGCTCCGTCGGCTGCAGGCCACCGGCGTCCCGGTCCGCCCCGGCCCCGACGCCCTGGTGCACGCCCAGGACAAGATCGTCATGCGCCGTCGGTTGACCGAGCTCGGCGTGCCCTGCCCGGCGTGGGCGGCGGTCACCGACGCCGACGAGCTCACCGCCTTCGGCGAGGAGACCGGGTGGCCGGTCGTCGTCAAGACCGCCCGGGGCGGATACGACGGGAAGGGCGTGCGGGTGGTGACGTCGGCGGACCAGGCCGCCGACTGGCTCGCTGCGCTGGAGCCCGGGCAGGCCCTGCTCGCCGAGGAGCACGTGCCCTTCACCCGCGAGCTCGCCGTCCTCGTCGCCCGCCGACCGTCCGGCGGTCCGGGCGGCGGCGGGGAGGTCCGGGCCTGGCCGGTGGTGCAGACCATCCAGGCCGACGGTGTGTGCGCCGAGGTCCTCGCGCCGGCACCGGGTCTGCCGCCCGAGACCGCCGACCGGGCGCAGGCGATCGGCGAGCGCATCGCCACGGGCCTGGGTGTCACCGGCGTCCTCGCCGTGGAGCTCTTCGAGGTGGCCGGACCCGGGGGAGACAGCCGGCTGGTGGTCAACGAGCTGGCCATGCGCCCGCACAACTCCGGGCACTGGACCATCGACGGTGCGGTGACCAGCCAGTTCGAGCAGCACCTGCGCGCCGTGCTCGACCTTCCGCTGGGGGAGACGACGCCCACGGCGCCGCACGCCGTCATGGTCAACCTCCTCGGCTCCGCCCGCCCCGAGCCCCGCGCGGCGTACCCCGAGCTCATGGAGCAGTTCCCGAGCGCGAAGGTGCACCTGTACGGCAAGGAGGTGCGACCGGGCCGCAAGCTCGGCCACGTCACCGTCACCGGCCCCGACTCCGCCGCCGCCCGAAAAACGGCTCGGGCCGCCGTCGCCCTGCTGCGCGGCGACGGCCCCGGTGCCGCGCAGGTTGGCGACGACGACCGGGACCGGGTGGACCGCTGACCGATCCGTGGCGTCCGCGAGCGTCCGCGGCAAGAAGTGGCTCCCGCCGCTGACATGCTCGGGCCGCCAGATCCCGACTGCGGGCGAACGATCGGCCGCTCTCCACTACTGAGCAGAGGTACGTGATCAGTAGGGCGGGTCTTCGGGTATGTGGCCGTTTGCGTCGGGGTACATCTCGCGGGGGTAAGGCGGGCTGCCGCGGCTGCTGCCGGGACTGTGCTTGCCGTCGCCGGAGCCGCCGCCGGGGCTGTCGGGGGGTGGGGGGAGGCCGGGGGGTCGGTGGGCCGGGCGGGTGTAGCGGTGGCCGGTGGGGGCGATCTAGGTGGTGGCGCCGGTGGCGGGGTCGCGGATGACGTCCCAGAGCTTGGTGGTCTTCAGCCCGTGGTGGGTGCGGCAGCCGGGCCCGAGCTTCTCCGGGGAGGTCTGCACCAGGTCGGTGCGGGTGTGGTCGAACTGTTGAGTCGGCCTGGGGCGCGGTGCCCGGATTGCGCCGGGTCCGTTTCCCCAGGCCGCTCGCCGAACCGGACGTGCGGCTCTCACCGCATCCGGCTCTCCACGGTGTCCTGCTCAGGCGGTCGGTCCAGCAAGGGCCCAGGGAGTGGGGATCGCACCCCGGTAGCGGTACCGGGTGACCGGTACCGCGGCGGGGTCGAACATCTCGATCCCGTCCGCGTGGATGGGTCGCCACCGCCCGGTGGGGGTGGTGAGCCATCGGCGGACGTCCGCCCACTTCCAGCGGTGGAGTTGCCGCTGCCAGCGCACGAGCCGTGACCACAGGTACTGGCTGAGGCGGTGGAAGGTGAGTTTGGCTGCGGCGTGCTGGAAGTAGTTGGTCCAGCCACGCAGGATCTGGTTGAGCCGGATCAGCGTGGCTCCGAGGCCTTGCTGTGATGTCCTGTTGGTAAGGGTACGGACCTTCGTCTTGACCGACCGCAGGGGTCGGTCTGCGATGAAGGTGTAGACGTACCACTTGTTGGTGCCTCGCTTCCGGCGCCGCTGGATGCGGAACCCGAGGAAGTCGAAGCCGTCGTGGATGTTCACCACCTGGGTCTTGGCCTCGGAGAGCACCAGGCCCATGGGCGCGATCACCTCCGCGACGTGCTCGCGCAGGGCGAGGGCGTCCTCGCGGGTGCCGTTGACCATGACCACGAAGTCGTCCGCGTAGCGGATGATCCGGTGGTTGGCCTGGCCCCGCTTGATCCGCCCCTGGCGTTTGCCACGGGTGTCCATCCGTCCGCCGGG contains:
- a CDS encoding 5-(carboxyamino)imidazole ribonucleotide synthase; protein product: MGAPVVAVVGGGQLARMMQPPAVALGVHLRVLVESATAATAQVAPDAPVGAAADERALRELVAGADVLTFEHEHVPGDVLRRLQATGVPVRPGPDALVHAQDKIVMRRRLTELGVPCPAWAAVTDADELTAFGEETGWPVVVKTARGGYDGKGVRVVTSADQAADWLAALEPGQALLAEEHVPFTRELAVLVARRPSGGPGGGGEVRAWPVVQTIQADGVCAEVLAPAPGLPPETADRAQAIGERIATGLGVTGVLAVELFEVAGPGGDSRLVVNELAMRPHNSGHWTIDGAVTSQFEQHLRAVLDLPLGETTPTAPHAVMVNLLGSARPEPRAAYPELMEQFPSAKVHLYGKEVRPGRKLGHVTVTGPDSAAARKTARAAVALLRGDGPGAAQVGDDDRDRVDR
- a CDS encoding GtrA family protein encodes the protein MTTSRTEGPGAAATTAVATGRRGTDGIVGGTGADGAATAAGGPDGAGAAASGSDGAGTAAPGPDRTATAAGGAHRAPTATGPAAAAAAGHRRARPAALVHRFLRGQSLRTWLVELGRFAMVGGLAFVVDVGLFNLLRFGPGELLGPKPLTAKMVSVAVSVLVAWLGNRYWTFSATRQPSRGRELTIFALVNLGGMAIAVGCLAVSHYLLGLTSPLADNIAANGVGLVLGTAFRYLCYRYVVFTADPGPAVALSSPRRRR